The Astyanax mexicanus isolate ESR-SI-001 chromosome 4, AstMex3_surface, whole genome shotgun sequence genome segment catcactgctcagactgtgggaagagttttactcaacagagtactctcaaaaatcaccagcgcattcacacaggagagaaaccgtattactgctcagactgtgataagtgttttactacacagagtcatctcaaactgcaccagcgcattcacacaggagagaaaccacatcactgctcagactgtgggaagagttttaatcaacagagtaatcttaaaaaacaccagcgcattcacacaggagagaaaccgtattactgctccgattgtgggaagagttttactcaacagagtagtctcaaaatacaccagcgcattcacacaggagagaaaccgtatcactgtttcgactgtgggaagagttttactgaacagagtcatctcaaaatacaccagcgcattcacacaggagagaaaccgtatcactgctcagactgtggaaagagttttactaaacagagtactctcaaactgcaccagcgcattcacacaggagagaaaccgtatcactgctcagactgtggaaagagttttactgaacagagtactctcaaactgcatcagcgcattcacacaggagagaaaccgtattactgtttcgactgtgggaagagttttactgaacagagtcatctcaaaatacaccagcgcattcacacaggagagaaaccgtatcactgctcagactgtggaaagagttttactacacagagtactctcaaactgcaccagcgcattcacacaggagagaaaccgtattactgtttcgactgtgggaagagttttactgaacagagtcatctcaaaatacaccagcgcattcacacaggagagaaaccttattactgctcagactgtgggaagagttttaatcaacagggtcatctcaaaaatcaccagcgcattcacacaggagagaaaccgtatcactgttcagactgtgggaagagttttactttacagagtgaacttatattacatcagtgcattcacaaaagatagaaaagtatcccaaatctgttcctctgccataaaaaatgcaaaccttaaatctttcagacagccaaaaacacctcatcatgcacaaaatcttcactctgttacaagaacttcatttaaaaatggctttttacaggttcagaaaaatgaatcttatccagagatgatgtttactgaatttcatgctgtgtttttatgtatgtttgtatacctacattagttaattcctgcagagctcttcaacacttagtgttgtgttttaagaagtttttacacacagaatcataaatggtaccactaacagcataaactaggaacatacatttttacaattttttcagtgatatgctgaataaatagtaaagcgatgatgctagctcagagtaaaatcgtatattaaatctcagcattagctttagaactaataataaacaaaagtgaggattttatcattctgggacatttttaggtttaaaaattgaatatgctttgccataagtaggaaatgatcatttggtcaacttatgtcatttacagccttaacacattctcaattgtttacatataaaaactttctttattttttcctccactccacgtttgtagtttgtagttggagcgagggcactgccagtgtttgctccagatgttagattagcattacttagtcttttaaaatttagatgttcttagcttgcaacaaaaggccaacaaaatccttttcagagttaaaaaaaaaaaaaaacggtatagctgtagtttccatactgaaagcaacactcagcaggctatgcagcagtaagactgcaggatccttgattccctctactgcacatgtgtcaaacacaaggcccgctggccaaatgtggccacatccaagcgagagcttgtaagatcttagtgtctataataaataggtcagaagcgttctttgaccaaaaactacatttcccacaatgcttgattgtattacccgcgaagttacggcttactgccacgacatggcagtgtagtcattgatgtggaaaccctgccggagggaaggcgtaacttcgcgggtggaattgagacatacaaacgtttatcccataatgtccagaaaaagagaagctgatgcagacggacggctgtgcttcaaggcgaaagaccggtatgccttttgtgttacgaagagtgttactgaccaaaataaacgcttgttaggagagatataagttctgtgtaaatatttataagacaatagctgacaaaatctgttttaatgacgttaataaacatcactgtgacagcgctagtcacagtttcaccacagcaaaggatgagcacgtgaatcacttatctaaccagcctgtactgatttctgctcccaataaccctttcaataacctctaatagactttaatagtcttcagtagccttcaacagtctaaccttgcagccgtggtgtgttcactaaactccgtagttataaacatcctgaggttagcagcgcgctaactgacctgtttataatgtaatccgagcagtgactccgtgacggctgcgctaaactgctgctgttagctgcttgggctgaaagatgaactgtagagagctgtattattcggttagtggggttaaaatctttattttctacacataagaattttaaaaactgtaaaaatgctcCAGACTGCCtcggctgagccctgtagcccgtggctgggctgtagctctgactcagtaaagactgcgggcttgtgctgctgctgctgcagctcccactagtggttgtatgaggaactgctaaatctgaggaaatgctaaatctatcacatgttcttaacagctcacactttttaattttatatttattaagccttatttcagtatcaaacgttttgatcaaagttaatagaacttatttgatgtcatttctattcacttgactagtttggttcttgattgatggagtttttggatttcataacatgacaaattaaaaggatttatgttaatagagcaacaagcaaacattttttccatgcaactgtaatatttgattgaataaataatatattgagagttatttaacattaaggagtaattacattcattttatattacatttggttacattttattacatttataagttacatctggccctcagtggacagccaatatgccaatgtggccctcggccaaaatgagtttgacacccctgctctactggttttctcattggtctatggttcagtcagtctgattaaaaatctgcaagttaatctacagggatatttggttgtgttgtgttgctaaagttatatactctgttatcttttccttatttggtatcgttttgctaaagggttttttttatatctctaaaggtactaaaaatatctaatccatttactttattgattgttttatccagtaccagctattatcgttgttttacatcaccttatgtatttactcatattcatatctatgtgattcaataaaaggcttttatattgcaagatctgcaatcttatctattctttcaacttaagcatttagccaaaagcttttgtacacagccaaacatacattcaagcaaccactatatacagtgccttgcaaaagtattcggcccccacttttcaaacttttgccacattttgggcttcaaacataaatatatgatttttttgtttgtttttttgtgaagaattaacaagtgtgtaagaatacggaggagttttgccttactatgttcattgttcattgattaaagggttaatctgtgtgtaactaaatcagcatttcacttaatcagtatgttattcaagcatttagcacgattcatgatgattcacattgtgacttagaatgtatgtatattgtgtccttgtgctcaaagcaaggccgtttttcttgcaacttagcatgattgattttttccagcagaaccatgagtttctgtacatgtaatctatagtctgataaggttggggtgaacgagttctcggctgacgtataggatgaataactgcttatcagtatcaggatccggggggtgtgaggagcctcctcacacaccattagactgaggccaggcgaatgcctgtatttattagactctgtctaggaagaagagtagagttgggcgggagagcttctcccgagagggactacagagccacaggtcctgttcacacagccgagaactctggaaaccccaacttttctcacctttggggttttcctcttattttcacctttttatttcaattcaatgtttcaataatctttttactcaatttttgatgtatccaaaaaaactgttttgctcagaagattctttgaataaaatctgacggaactacaattttggactggatctccttttcttctttatgacgtatcatgccagatacatcataattcgaacagtagatcaataatctttcaatcgtgaagtggaacgaaatttattggatacacattatgttgagatactcagtattttgagaacattggtatttaacttgtgtgaaactgacaccaataaatccataactcctgctatttacttacatagaagtgttttttttttctcagtagctcagtcgctgtgaagtgtggaggatagttttgcaatatattgattatcgctgaatcgcagttttgagatatcaccgttatcattaatttaccactttgctcaaaggtgctgaaaaaaacttgaaaatgggccttgaaagtgcttgaattttaccttgtaaaaggtgtttgaaccctgtgtttaaaaaccccagcagcactgctgcacctgatctacatgtaccaacacaacacacacaaacacgtcaccacattagtgtcaatgcagttttaagaaatatttatcacgaaaataaagctctctggcgctgggaattaaatatacagggtaaaatttaggctaatcggatatgcaggtgaaaaaataaactgtgaaaaaatatgtgtgtgaatatgtgtatgtttatacctacaaatctcaaatgtaaattgacataatatggaccattaaatgacggtaacaacctgactgTTTGACACTTaactaatctgcataccagtaggagagagcagagatagactggctgtgtatgaaacggtaggcagctaccacaatccctcatgcctgagctgttcatatgttaacacccactaaatgattaaccctttacaagtattaatatgaactttaggaaaaagaatataaacagaattgcccttttttctattgtgagttaaatgaagtcactgctgcctattctaataagctaaccgtatgactagcttgacgagttctggggacatttttacatgggatgtgtctgaaagatctgtggacaaaaagacattacttaaattaatgaaaagtattattacaaatgtaacaaaatgactttctgagctgaaaacaaaaaaaaacaaaaacaaaaagaaaatatgttttataaaatttatagagatatcatatatatcctatacccagtttatagacacatttgggacataccggggttggacaatgaaattgaaacacctgtctacagtcactcagttttggatcttagtttgcataaaaataaatgtatgccagtttttaccctgagctctggctcgcttcttttttttcctccttttttcctccctgtatcacaaactcttctagttcctccctttacccaagtttgattttaggaagtcttttacgtacactctaaaaagaaacgtgtcaaaaatgactcagactgtgtcgaattttaacacattgtgcgagtgtgctcagagacgacacatgttgtgttgattctgacacatccagtgtgtaatccaattttacacactaaatgtgtcaggctaatgaactcacaaatgtgtaattttttacacaacttgtgttgattatgcataatcaagataatgtatcaaatatgttaaaaaaaagcatgaaacgaattaattcaattccatttttattatcatgcctatatatggttcaattttcttttggaattagcaatgaattaacattcacgtgtttgattttgaactgtaacaaacatgactgtttttacatttaaaatgttacagttTCGTTTGGTATAAGTAATAAATTAACTCgatgttttttagatattttaaatgtaaaagcaTGCATGCTTGTGACTAATTCATTGTCTTTTGTGATAATgaacacctaaaaacaaaagtCCAAACAGTAAAGGGGTGTATAAAACATAGCTCATATAAAATTAGTCACAAATGTTCATTGTTCTCACGTATTTTTAGAAAACCTGATGAATTTAACATTGAACATCAGTACAGAAATAAATTtccctttttataaaaacagaactacaaaacgtgaggctaaacaatttggaTCTTGGATTCAAGTACAGCTTGTCTGTGTTGTAAATGGCTAGTACATCAAGAGGCCTAACATCTGAAGCATCATCTAAGCTGATCA includes the following:
- the LOC111188258 gene encoding zinc finger protein 239-like isoform X1, which codes for MEPSPNMEKHQHSVKSFTKQSDLKKHQRIHTGEKPHHCSDCGKSFTQQSTLKNHQRIHTGEKPYYCSDCDKCFTTQSHLKLHQRIHTGEKPHHCSDCGKSFNQQSNLKKHQRIHTGEKPYYCSDCGKSFTQQSSLKIHQRIHTGEKPYHCFDCGKSFTEQSHLKIHQRIHTGEKPYHCSDCGKSFTKQSTLKLHQRIHTGEKPYHCSDCGKSFTEQSTLKLHQRIHTGEKPYYCFDCGKSFTEQSHLKIHQRIHTGEKPYHCSDCGKSFTTQSTLKLHQRIHTGEKPYYCFDCGKSFTEQSHLKIHQRIHTGEKPYYCSDCGKSFNQQGHLKNHQRIHTGEKPYHCSDCGKSFTLQSELILHQCIHKR